The Pusillibacter faecalis genome has a window encoding:
- a CDS encoding 6-phosphofructokinase, translated as MNELKGACIVGQSGGPTSVINASVYGVIDTALGNPSITRVLGAEHGIKGVLNDRLFDMGQEDPAELELLKYTPSSALGSCRYKMADPDVDDTDYKRILEIFKKYDVRYFFYNGGNDSMDTCNKISKYMQKVGYECRVMGVPKTIDNDLFGTDHCPGFASAAKYIATSCMEVYQDARVYDTGMVCIIEIMGRHAGWLAGAAGLATAYGAGPDLIYLPEVDFDMEQFLADVERIYQEKGNCMVAVSEGIHYADGSFVSEAKTSATDGFGHAQLGGLASLLAQVVKERTGAKVRGIELSLLQRCGAHLASETDIEESYMSGKAAVENAVHGITDKMVGFERSYEQGQYVCRTKLLSLTEVANTEKKVPLEWINATHNGVEKPFIDYVLPLIQGEPQLPKQDSLPRFAKLKKILVK; from the coding sequence ATGAATGAGCTGAAAGGCGCATGCATTGTTGGTCAATCCGGCGGCCCCACTTCCGTGATCAATGCCAGTGTCTATGGTGTCATTGATACCGCATTAGGAAATCCCAGCATTACCCGTGTCCTAGGTGCTGAGCACGGCATTAAAGGTGTTCTGAATGACCGCCTGTTTGATATGGGGCAGGAAGATCCCGCTGAATTAGAGCTTCTGAAATATACGCCCTCTTCTGCACTTGGCTCCTGCCGGTATAAAATGGCCGATCCGGATGTAGATGATACAGATTACAAGCGTATCCTGGAAATCTTCAAAAAATATGATGTCCGCTATTTCTTCTATAATGGCGGCAACGACTCTATGGATACCTGCAATAAGATCAGTAAATATATGCAGAAAGTCGGTTACGAGTGCCGCGTCATGGGAGTTCCGAAAACCATTGACAACGACCTCTTCGGAACAGACCATTGCCCCGGATTCGCTTCCGCTGCCAAATATATTGCAACCTCCTGCATGGAGGTTTACCAGGATGCTCGGGTATATGACACTGGCATGGTTTGCATTATTGAGATTATGGGCCGCCACGCTGGCTGGCTGGCTGGTGCTGCTGGTCTTGCCACAGCCTATGGTGCAGGCCCTGATCTGATTTACCTTCCTGAGGTAGACTTCGACATGGAGCAATTTCTGGCAGACGTGGAGCGTATTTATCAGGAGAAAGGGAATTGCATGGTGGCAGTGTCTGAGGGAATTCACTATGCCGACGGTTCCTTTGTATCTGAGGCAAAGACCTCTGCTACAGACGGCTTCGGTCATGCGCAGCTGGGCGGACTTGCCTCCCTGTTGGCTCAGGTGGTCAAGGAGAGAACCGGCGCCAAGGTCCGCGGCATTGAACTGAGTCTGCTGCAGCGCTGCGGCGCACATCTGGCCTCTGAGACAGATATTGAGGAGTCCTATATGTCCGGTAAAGCCGCTGTAGAAAACGCGGTGCACGGCATTACAGATAAAATGGTGGGCTTTGAGCGGTCCTATGAGCAGGGGCAATATGTCTGTCGAACCAAGCTACTGAGTCTGACCGAGGTAGCAAATACGGAGAAGAAAGTTCCTTTGGAGTGGATCAACGCCACCCACAATGGCGTGGAGAAGCCTTTCATTGACTATGTTCTTCCTCTGATTCAAGGTGAACCTCAGCTTCCCAAGCAAGACTCCCTTCCTCGCTTCGCAAAGCTCAAAAAGATTTTGGTAAAGTAA
- a CDS encoding S-layer homology domain-containing protein, with amino-acid sequence MIPRIFRCSSLFILVLLLCFSVLPSASAVEFQDVPKNHWAYTEIAKMTAQGILQGSGGLFHPEELVSKQAFLSMVCRASGLDDRSLESGANWSAPAIAYGQYFGWFNEDEWNEPSAPITREFAAQLLVNAFFPEAVGTSEAIHFQDENDITSSRLPYVQAAVKLGLISGYADGTFLPKSGLTRAAAAALLSRSLLQEELVSGPKIQIPVLMYHDVSYLGHGYSKTPELFKKQMQELKDAGFHTVFFSEIINYVEQGTPLPSKPIVISIDDGYHSNYTYIYPILQELGMKAEISLIGDAIQYADWGMSWDEVREMAKSGLLSFQAHTKSLHSDHTAQGGRLGVLKIASESWSHYVRTLGNDTKAILDLIEKEVGVRPQVFTYPRGKFNAMSEAVTSRLGCKVSLTTKDGIAQVRQGDPSSLRLMDRIGMDFRNGSVVSVLKQFGYQA; translated from the coding sequence ATGATTCCCCGGATATTTAGATGCTCGTCTCTATTCATCTTGGTGCTACTCCTGTGCTTTTCGGTGCTTCCTTCGGCTTCTGCCGTGGAATTCCAGGATGTTCCCAAAAACCATTGGGCTTACACAGAGATTGCCAAAATGACTGCTCAAGGAATTTTGCAGGGCAGTGGAGGTCTTTTTCATCCAGAAGAACTAGTCAGCAAGCAGGCATTTTTATCCATGGTATGCCGGGCCAGCGGATTGGATGACCGCAGTCTGGAATCCGGGGCAAACTGGTCTGCCCCCGCAATTGCCTACGGTCAATATTTCGGTTGGTTTAACGAGGATGAGTGGAACGAACCATCAGCCCCTATCACTCGGGAATTTGCCGCGCAGCTTTTGGTAAATGCCTTTTTCCCGGAAGCGGTTGGGACGAGTGAGGCTATCCATTTTCAGGATGAGAATGATATTACGTCTAGCCGTCTTCCCTATGTACAGGCCGCTGTTAAACTGGGCTTGATCAGCGGCTATGCTGACGGTACTTTTCTGCCCAAATCCGGACTAACCCGGGCCGCCGCTGCTGCACTGTTATCCCGCAGCCTGCTACAAGAAGAACTGGTATCTGGCCCAAAGATTCAAATCCCAGTTTTGATGTATCATGACGTGTCCTATTTGGGGCATGGGTATTCCAAGACGCCGGAACTCTTCAAAAAGCAAATGCAGGAGCTGAAGGACGCAGGCTTTCACACAGTCTTTTTCTCTGAGATCATTAATTATGTCGAGCAAGGGACACCTCTCCCTTCAAAGCCGATTGTCATTAGCATTGACGATGGCTATCATTCCAATTACACCTATATCTATCCGATCCTACAGGAGCTCGGTATGAAAGCAGAAATTTCTCTCATCGGTGACGCCATCCAGTATGCCGACTGGGGAATGAGCTGGGACGAGGTGCGTGAAATGGCCAAGAGCGGCCTGCTCTCATTTCAGGCGCATACGAAATCTTTGCACAGTGATCACACTGCACAGGGTGGCCGTCTTGGGGTTTTGAAGATTGCTTCTGAAAGCTGGTCCCATTATGTGCGAACATTGGGCAATGATACAAAAGCAATCCTGGATCTGATTGAAAAGGAGGTCGGCGTCCGTCCCCAGGTATTCACCTATCCGCGAGGAAAGTTTAACGCTATGTCCGAGGCCGTCACCAGCCGGCTTGGCTGCAAGGTTTCGCTGACCACAAAAGACGGTATAGCCCAAGTCCGTCAAGGCGATCCCTCCTCCCTGCGGCTGATGGACCGTATCGGGATGGATTTCCGAAACGGAAGTGTCGTGAGTGTGTTGAAGCAATTTGGTTATCAGGCATAA
- a CDS encoding type III pantothenate kinase, which yields MLLAVDIGNSTTSIGVFDRNQNLRLLASVNTDSRKTADQISIDLMNLFALYHFDYSSISGAILCSVVPPLNFMMEKALGRLLGKPPMVVGPGVKTGLNIRLTVQSEMGADIVADAVAALEKFPPPIITIDMGTATTISVISEWRTYEGGLLLPGVNISLEALSHRTAQLPAVSLQYPKALIGKTTVECMRSGIVYGTAGMLDGIIDRIRDEFSGQTVSVVATGGNAPVIVKYTRNPIVYDKYLLMDGLWTIYQKNRQI from the coding sequence TTGCTGCTTGCTGTTGATATCGGAAACTCCACCACTTCCATAGGTGTGTTTGACCGGAATCAAAATTTGCGCCTTTTAGCTTCTGTGAATACAGACAGCCGCAAAACTGCTGATCAGATTAGCATTGATCTTATGAACCTCTTTGCACTCTATCATTTTGACTATAGTTCGATTAGTGGGGCAATCTTGTGCAGTGTGGTTCCACCTCTGAATTTTATGATGGAAAAGGCACTGGGGCGCCTGCTTGGAAAACCACCCATGGTGGTTGGACCTGGTGTCAAAACAGGACTCAATATCCGTTTAACGGTTCAGAGCGAGATGGGAGCGGATATTGTCGCAGATGCGGTAGCCGCACTGGAAAAATTCCCTCCTCCGATCATTACCATTGATATGGGGACAGCTACCACCATCAGCGTGATTTCTGAGTGGAGAACCTATGAGGGTGGATTGTTGCTGCCAGGTGTCAATATCTCTTTGGAGGCGCTCAGCCACCGTACTGCCCAGTTGCCGGCCGTTTCGCTGCAATATCCAAAAGCGTTGATTGGCAAGACGACGGTAGAATGTATGCGATCCGGTATCGTCTACGGCACAGCAGGAATGCTGGATGGTATCATTGACCGGATTCGGGATGAGTTTTCGGGCCAGACTGTCAGTGTGGTAGCGACTGGCGGCAATGCACCGGTGATTGTTAAGTACACACGGAATCCCATTGTATATGATAAATATTTGTTGATGGACGGATTGTGGACCATTTACCAAAAAAATCGGCAGATATAA
- a CDS encoding methylated-DNA--[protein]-cysteine S-methyltransferase, with the protein MYQTWIGSPIGNLVLAADGQSLTGLWMESQKYFPTTLDFDVQPELPVFQQTQEWLSAYWEKAPLPAMPPLAPQGSPFQRAVWKLLLEIPYGETSTYGALADQLRAQGISAAAQAVGGAVGHNPISILIPCHRVVGSNGSLTGYAGGVGRKYFLLELEGADMTKLYLPKRGTAL; encoded by the coding sequence ATGTATCAAACATGGATCGGTTCTCCGATTGGAAATTTAGTTTTAGCGGCTGATGGACAATCGCTCACAGGTCTCTGGATGGAGTCGCAAAAATATTTTCCCACTACACTGGACTTTGATGTTCAGCCAGAATTGCCGGTCTTTCAGCAGACCCAGGAGTGGCTTTCCGCCTATTGGGAAAAGGCACCACTGCCTGCCATGCCACCTCTCGCGCCTCAGGGCAGCCCCTTTCAAAGAGCAGTTTGGAAGCTACTGCTGGAAATTCCCTATGGGGAAACTTCTACCTATGGTGCATTGGCTGATCAGCTCCGGGCGCAGGGAATCTCTGCTGCGGCGCAAGCGGTAGGCGGTGCGGTTGGTCATAATCCCATCTCCATACTGATCCCCTGCCACAGAGTTGTTGGAAGCAATGGCAGTCTGACTGGCTATGCTGGCGGTGTGGGACGAAAGTATTTCTTATTGGAGCTGGAAGGGGCGGATATGACAAAGCTGTATCTCCCGAAGCGAGGAACCGCTTTATAA
- a CDS encoding manganese efflux pump MntP family protein: MSFLELLLIGVGLSMDAFAVAICQGLCMPKLNWRYTTEIAIFFGGFQALMPFLGWALGSQFAGYIQNIDHWVAFALLGIIGGHMIRDALAPEEEEVACAVAQRLDHKRLFLMAIATSIDALAIGVTFAFLDVNIVPAISVIGCTTFCLSFVGVIVGNFFGARYKRRAELSGGAILILLGIKILMEHLGIIG, from the coding sequence ATGAGCTTTCTTGAATTGCTTTTAATTGGTGTTGGACTATCAATGGATGCTTTTGCTGTTGCCATTTGCCAGGGACTCTGTATGCCTAAGCTAAACTGGCGCTATACTACGGAGATTGCCATCTTCTTTGGCGGTTTTCAGGCATTGATGCCTTTTTTGGGTTGGGCATTAGGTTCTCAGTTTGCAGGTTACATTCAGAACATTGATCATTGGGTGGCCTTTGCCTTGTTGGGGATCATTGGGGGGCATATGATTCGAGATGCTTTGGCTCCAGAAGAGGAAGAGGTTGCGTGCGCGGTTGCACAAAGGCTGGACCATAAGCGGCTATTTCTGATGGCGATTGCCACAAGCATTGATGCGCTGGCAATCGGTGTAACCTTTGCTTTTTTAGATGTAAATATTGTTCCCGCAATTTCTGTCATTGGCTGTACAACATTTTGCCTGTCCTTTGTAGGAGTCATTGTGGGGAACTTCTTTGGTGCCAGATATAAAAGGCGGGCGGAGTTGTCCGGAGGTGCCATTCTGATTCTTCTAGGTATTAAAATCTTGATGGAGCATCTTGGCATTATAGGATAA
- the sfsA gene encoding DNA/RNA nuclease SfsA — MHYQAVTTGYFLSRPNRFIAQVETAEGIQTVHVKNTGRCRELLIPGALVFLEQNMNPSRKTQFDLIAVQKGKRLINMDAQAPNKVFAEWVENGGFLEGITAVRSEYRYGASRLDFCLETPKGRHFVEVKGVTLEEGGFARFPDAPTERGVKHIQELQKAVEAGLDATLFFVVQMEHIKSVAPNDDTHLAFGKALRTAAAAGVHILAYDCTVTPNSIAIRNSVPVILSAKEIHNHELS; from the coding sequence GTGCATTATCAAGCCGTAACGACAGGCTACTTTTTAAGTAGGCCAAATCGTTTCATTGCTCAGGTGGAGACAGCGGAGGGCATTCAAACTGTTCATGTGAAGAATACCGGTCGCTGCCGGGAATTATTAATTCCTGGTGCGTTAGTATTCTTGGAGCAAAACATGAATCCGTCCAGAAAAACCCAGTTTGATTTAATTGCAGTTCAAAAAGGCAAAAGGCTTATCAATATGGACGCACAAGCCCCTAACAAGGTTTTTGCTGAGTGGGTAGAGAATGGAGGCTTTTTAGAGGGAATAACAGCAGTTCGCAGCGAATACCGATATGGAGCTTCACGGCTGGACTTTTGTCTCGAGACGCCCAAAGGACGACATTTTGTTGAGGTGAAAGGTGTTACACTGGAGGAGGGGGGCTTTGCCCGTTTTCCAGATGCACCTACAGAGCGTGGAGTCAAGCACATTCAGGAACTTCAAAAAGCAGTAGAGGCAGGGCTGGATGCGACCCTGTTCTTTGTGGTGCAAATGGAACATATTAAGAGTGTTGCGCCCAATGATGACACACACTTAGCTTTTGGGAAGGCACTTCGAACTGCCGCTGCAGCTGGGGTTCATATTCTGGCTTATGACTGCACTGTAACGCCTAACAGTATTGCAATCCGGAATTCAGTTCCAGTCATCCTATCAGCAAAGGAGATACATAATCATGAGCTTTCTTGA
- a CDS encoding dipicolinate synthase subunit B — protein MRKERIGFAVCGSFCTHERVLSALEKLTAIYETIIPIASENAAFTDTRFGTSDDLLEKLEDLTGNDVLCDIPSVEPIGPKNLLDILVIAPATGNTIAKLAAGITDTTVTMAAKAHLRNGGPVVIAMASNDGLSAGARNIGELLARKNYYFVPFGQDNATGKPSSLVADFDLLPETIDAALQGQQLQPILL, from the coding sequence GTGAGAAAGGAACGGATCGGATTCGCAGTCTGCGGGTCTTTTTGTACCCACGAGCGGGTTCTGTCAGCACTTGAGAAACTAACAGCAATCTATGAGACAATTATCCCCATTGCATCTGAAAACGCGGCATTTACCGATACGCGGTTCGGCACTTCTGATGATTTGCTGGAGAAATTAGAGGATCTGACGGGGAATGACGTCTTGTGCGACATTCCATCGGTAGAACCAATCGGGCCTAAAAATTTGCTAGATATTCTGGTCATTGCACCGGCAACAGGAAATACCATTGCGAAGTTAGCAGCCGGTATCACAGACACGACTGTGACAATGGCTGCAAAAGCACATTTGCGAAATGGTGGCCCCGTAGTCATCGCTATGGCTAGCAACGATGGACTATCTGCGGGCGCCAGAAATATTGGCGAGCTACTAGCGCGGAAAAATTACTACTTTGTACCTTTTGGACAGGACAACGCTACCGGGAAACCAAGCTCTCTTGTGGCAGACTTTGATCTGCTGCCGGAAACTATAGATGCTGCATTGCAGGGACAACAGCTTCAGCCAATTTTGCTATGA
- a CDS encoding dipicolinate synthase subunit DpsA, producing the protein MKRTFGIIGGDQRQAELAKLLAAEGHEVYTYGLDRWSSERCTSLDRALSAPVVILPLPLCREEGMLNCDGVLLSTQELFQQLRPEQRVLAGQIKPQQLQEAAKRGLLLEDYFLREELTIANAAMTAEGAIQVAMENLDRTLLNMECLVIGFGRIGKLLSHRLHGIGAKVSATARKREDLAWIRAYGWRALDTEHLDGHLSSYGVVFNTVPSLVLNEYLLAQLPADCLCIDLASCQGIDLLAAEKRKLPYVWARGLPGHLVPHTAAAMIRDTIDYILLER; encoded by the coding sequence ATGAAGAGAACCTTTGGAATCATTGGTGGAGATCAGCGTCAGGCGGAACTAGCGAAATTGCTGGCTGCCGAAGGACATGAGGTTTACACATATGGTCTGGACCGCTGGAGTTCTGAACGCTGTACATCTTTGGATCGGGCACTTTCAGCTCCAGTGGTTATTTTACCATTGCCTCTATGTAGAGAAGAAGGTATGTTAAACTGTGATGGTGTTTTGCTGTCTACACAAGAACTTTTCCAGCAACTTCGGCCGGAGCAGCGTGTGCTGGCAGGACAGATTAAACCGCAGCAGCTGCAGGAGGCTGCAAAACGAGGTCTGCTCTTAGAGGACTATTTCCTGCGGGAGGAACTGACAATTGCAAACGCTGCCATGACTGCAGAAGGCGCAATTCAGGTTGCCATGGAGAATTTGGACCGGACTTTACTTAATATGGAGTGTCTTGTCATCGGCTTTGGACGCATTGGCAAGCTGCTGAGCCACCGGCTTCATGGAATTGGGGCAAAGGTCAGTGCTACTGCCCGCAAGAGGGAGGACCTTGCCTGGATTCGAGCTTACGGATGGAGAGCTCTGGACACAGAACATTTGGATGGCCATCTGAGTTCCTATGGTGTGGTATTCAACACGGTCCCATCCCTCGTTCTGAATGAGTATCTTTTGGCACAGCTGCCGGCGGATTGCTTGTGCATTGATTTGGCTTCCTGCCAGGGAATAGATCTGCTGGCAGCGGAAAAACGGAAGCTACCCTATGTATGGGCGAGGGGGCTCCCAGGACATCTTGTACCCCATACAGCGGCGGCCATGATCCGAGACACCATTGACTACATCTTATTGGAGAGGTGA
- a CDS encoding HD domain-containing protein: MERLIQDVLSAMVTYETGSPKRIQHFIKVYTFSKLIGLREGLDPQTQLILETTAAVHDIGIRKSLEVYGSYTGKTQEELGPAEADALLTSIGFPREIIDRVCWIVGHHHTYTDIQGLDYQILVEADFLVNLYEKDEGVEAQRAAYEKIFRTETGRQLCRDHFPAVCQT, encoded by the coding sequence ATGGAACGTTTGATTCAGGATGTGCTCTCCGCTATGGTCACTTATGAAACCGGCTCTCCCAAACGCATCCAACATTTCATTAAAGTCTATACCTTTTCCAAGCTCATCGGTCTGAGAGAAGGACTGGACCCCCAGACCCAGTTGATCCTGGAGACCACCGCCGCCGTCCACGACATCGGCATCCGCAAGTCCCTGGAGGTCTACGGCTCCTACACCGGCAAGACTCAGGAGGAGCTGGGCCCTGCCGAGGCCGACGCCCTTCTGACCTCTATCGGCTTTCCCCGGGAAATCATCGACCGGGTATGCTGGATCGTGGGCCACCACCATACCTATACAGATATTCAAGGCCTAGACTACCAGATCCTGGTGGAGGCGGATTTCCTGGTCAACCTCTATGAGAAGGACGAGGGCGTGGAGGCCCAGCGCGCCGCCTATGAGAAGATCTTCCGCACGGAGACCGGCCGGCAGCTCTGCCGGGATCACTTCCCCGCCGTCTGCCAGACCTGA
- the acrA gene encoding acryloyl-CoA reductase electron transfer subunit beta codes for MSNFNSSDIAAFKDVWVFCEQREGKLMPTDFELISKGRDLADELGVNLCGLLLGDNVEGLAKELGGYGADKVYVCESPLLKVYNTDAYTKVICDVIEELKPEAFLIGATNIGRDLAPRCAARLHTGLCADCTHLDVEMTNYKDFLREASTLPEDKIEKVGTAMVLGEKRDVAKDLKMTRPAFGGHLMATIFCPRFRPCMATVRPGVMKKNEFNQAKADACEIVKPAFQLAESDIETEVVEVVKAAKKLVDLIGADFIVSVGRGISKDVEGGIKLAEELAEVLGGVVGGSRATIDSGWLSADHQVGQTGKTVHPKVYVALGISGAIQHKAGMQDSECIIAVNKNDTAPIFEIADYGICGDLFKVTPMLIEAIKAVKAAK; via the coding sequence ATGTCTAATTTCAATAGTTCCGACATCGCTGCTTTCAAGGATGTATGGGTGTTCTGCGAGCAGCGCGAGGGCAAACTGATGCCCACCGATTTTGAGCTGATCAGCAAGGGCCGGGACCTGGCCGACGAGCTGGGCGTGAACCTGTGCGGTCTGCTGCTGGGCGACAACGTGGAGGGCCTGGCCAAGGAGCTGGGCGGCTATGGCGCGGACAAGGTCTATGTCTGTGAGAGCCCCCTGCTGAAGGTGTACAACACCGACGCCTATACCAAGGTCATTTGCGACGTCATCGAGGAGCTCAAGCCTGAGGCTTTCCTGATCGGCGCCACCAACATCGGCCGTGACTTGGCTCCCCGCTGCGCGGCCCGTCTCCACACCGGCCTGTGCGCGGACTGCACCCACCTGGACGTGGAGATGACCAACTACAAGGACTTCCTGCGGGAGGCCTCTACCCTGCCTGAGGACAAGATCGAGAAGGTCGGCACCGCCATGGTGCTGGGCGAGAAGCGGGATGTGGCCAAGGACCTGAAGATGACCCGTCCTGCCTTCGGCGGCCACCTGATGGCCACCATCTTCTGCCCCCGGTTCCGTCCCTGCATGGCCACCGTCCGTCCGGGCGTGATGAAGAAGAACGAGTTCAACCAGGCCAAGGCTGACGCCTGCGAGATCGTCAAGCCCGCCTTCCAGCTGGCTGAGAGCGACATCGAGACCGAGGTCGTCGAGGTGGTCAAGGCCGCCAAGAAGCTGGTGGACCTGATCGGCGCGGACTTCATCGTGTCTGTGGGCCGTGGTATCTCCAAGGACGTCGAGGGCGGCATCAAGCTGGCTGAGGAGCTGGCTGAGGTCCTGGGCGGCGTTGTGGGCGGCTCTCGTGCCACCATCGACTCCGGTTGGCTGTCTGCCGACCATCAGGTTGGCCAGACCGGCAAGACCGTCCATCCCAAGGTGTACGTGGCCCTGGGCATCTCCGGCGCTATCCAGCACAAGGCCGGTATGCAGGACTCTGAGTGCATCATCGCGGTGAACAAGAACGACACCGCTCCTATCTTCGAGATCGCCGACTACGGCATCTGCGGCGACCTGTTCAAGGTCACCCCCATGCTGATCGAGGCCATCAAGGCTGTCAAGGCCGCGAAGTAA
- the acrB gene encoding acryloyl-CoA reductase electron transfer subunit gamma translates to MKIIVSIKQVPDTSGKVAVNPDGTLNRASMQTITNPDDMNALEAALKIKDETGCKVVVVTMGPPPAAGMLREALAMGADEAVLVSAREFGGSDTYATSQIIAAAINRIGVEKNDIVMCGRQAIDGDTAQVGPQIAEKLHLPQVTYAADIHKDGDTITVKRMLEDGYMTIKVKTPCLLTCIKELNEPRYMSVSGVFEAYSKPLTTFDYEALKDDPLIDKSTIGLSGSPTNILTSFTPPQKGAGMMLEGADKATCEKLAEILAKKHII, encoded by the coding sequence ATGAAAATCATTGTCAGTATCAAGCAGGTTCCCGATACCTCCGGCAAGGTGGCTGTGAACCCCGACGGCACGCTGAACCGTGCCTCCATGCAGACCATTACCAACCCCGATGACATGAACGCCCTGGAGGCCGCTCTCAAGATCAAGGACGAGACCGGCTGCAAGGTGGTCGTGGTCACCATGGGCCCGCCCCCAGCCGCCGGCATGCTGCGGGAAGCTCTGGCCATGGGCGCTGACGAGGCCGTTCTGGTCTCTGCCCGGGAGTTCGGCGGTTCCGATACTTACGCCACTTCTCAGATCATCGCCGCTGCCATCAACCGCATCGGCGTGGAGAAGAACGACATCGTGATGTGCGGCCGGCAGGCCATCGACGGCGACACCGCCCAGGTGGGCCCCCAGATCGCCGAGAAGCTGCACCTGCCCCAGGTCACCTATGCCGCCGATATCCACAAGGACGGCGACACCATCACCGTCAAGCGGATGCTGGAGGACGGCTACATGACCATCAAGGTCAAGACACCCTGCCTGCTCACCTGCATCAAGGAGCTCAACGAGCCCCGCTACATGAGCGTTTCCGGTGTGTTCGAGGCTTACAGCAAGCCCCTGACCACCTTTGACTACGAGGCTCTCAAGGACGATCCCCTGATCGACAAGAGCACCATCGGTCTCAGCGGCTCTCCCACCAACATCCTCACCTCCTTCACGCCGCCCCAGAAGGGCGCCGGCATGATGCTGGAGGGCGCGGACAAGGCCACCTGTGAGAAGCTGGCGGAGATCCTGGCCAAGAAACACATCATCTGA
- a CDS encoding acyl-CoA dehydrogenase: protein MDFHLTNEQLMLRKMYREFAENEVKPLAEELDEEERFPMETVEKMGKLGMMGIYFPKEYGGAGGDVLSYAMAVEELSKVCGTTGVVLSAHTSLCCAPIFEHGTEEQKKKYLPDLCSGRKIGAFGLTEPNAGTDASGQQTTAVLEGDHYVLNGSKCFITNGNVASTFVVFAMTDKSKGNHGISAFIVEKDFPGFSTGKHEKKMGIRGSSTCDLIFEDCIVPKENLLGKEGKGFKIAMQTLDGGRIGIAAQALGLGEGAVNEAVKYTQERVQFGKRLSQFQNTQFQLADMHTRMQAAQYLVYAAACKKQLHEDYSMDASMAKLFAAEAASDVTRRAVQLFGGYGYTREYPVERMMRDAKITEIYEGTSEVQRMVISSRLGVK from the coding sequence ATGGATTTTCATCTGACAAACGAGCAGCTGATGCTCCGGAAGATGTACCGGGAATTCGCTGAGAACGAAGTCAAGCCTCTGGCCGAGGAGCTCGACGAGGAAGAGCGCTTCCCCATGGAGACCGTGGAGAAGATGGGCAAGCTTGGCATGATGGGCATTTACTTCCCCAAGGAGTATGGCGGAGCCGGCGGCGACGTGCTGTCCTACGCCATGGCCGTGGAGGAGCTGTCCAAGGTCTGCGGCACCACCGGCGTGGTGCTCTCCGCCCACACCTCTTTGTGCTGCGCCCCCATTTTTGAGCACGGCACCGAGGAGCAGAAGAAGAAGTATCTGCCGGATCTGTGCTCCGGCCGCAAGATCGGCGCCTTCGGCCTGACCGAGCCCAACGCCGGTACTGACGCCTCCGGCCAGCAGACCACCGCTGTTCTGGAGGGCGATCACTACGTCCTCAACGGTTCCAAGTGCTTCATCACCAACGGCAACGTGGCCAGCACCTTCGTGGTCTTCGCCATGACCGACAAGTCCAAGGGCAACCACGGCATCTCCGCGTTCATCGTGGAGAAGGATTTCCCCGGCTTCTCCACCGGCAAGCACGAGAAGAAGATGGGTATCCGCGGCAGCTCCACCTGCGATCTGATCTTTGAGGACTGCATCGTTCCCAAGGAGAACCTGCTGGGCAAGGAAGGCAAGGGCTTCAAGATCGCCATGCAGACCCTGGACGGCGGCCGGATCGGCATCGCGGCCCAGGCTCTGGGCCTGGGCGAGGGCGCTGTGAACGAGGCTGTGAAGTACACCCAGGAGCGCGTCCAGTTTGGAAAGCGCCTCAGCCAGTTCCAGAACACCCAGTTCCAGCTGGCCGATATGCACACCCGCATGCAGGCCGCTCAGTACTTAGTTTATGCCGCCGCCTGCAAGAAGCAGCTCCATGAGGATTACTCCATGGACGCCTCCATGGCCAAGCTCTTTGCCGCTGAGGCCGCTTCCGATGTGACCCGCCGGGCTGTCCAGCTCTTCGGCGGTTACGGATATACCCGTGAGTACCCGGTGGAGCGCATGATGCGCGACGCCAAGATCACCGAGATCTATGAGGGTACGTCCGAGGTCCAGCGCATGGTCATTTCCAGCCGCCTGGGCGTGAAGTAA